One Ardenticatenales bacterium DNA segment encodes these proteins:
- a CDS encoding nucleotidyltransferase family protein has protein sequence MGKDYVHKSAREWPPLGLAEQRFLVACLRNGEPLPTTSAAFDWNTFVRRAVSDGLAPLVYQRLKGNAGIPPSTLDHLKRSYYQNLSANHVRLMELRRLGQMLQTYDIRLLVLKGGALAQTVYDNVALRFMGDLDVAVLPRQAEAALAALQADGYILHQEQAQAGEQNRAAMEEFGWHLRLTKWVLGQQIELEFHWPLRQVVLVSQVARLDLNHIWATAIPLDPEANLWQPAPAAMLLHLCLHTGLQHRFNDLGLRHYLDIDRVVRHYQGQPDFWPAFVRLAQGTHAVQVAYFSLWFTEALLGTPMPVALLHQLAPAAWKRALFGRYLRPSDVVNRTRALYGGRRIVWRLLTTDRLLDLLRGPWRVLFPGRTYLADYYQVKNPASLLLLWAWHPLRSLGRAGRRRLREMRLRATD, from the coding sequence ATGGGCAAAGATTACGTGCATAAGTCGGCCCGCGAGTGGCCGCCACTGGGTTTGGCGGAACAGCGCTTCCTGGTAGCCTGCCTGCGGAATGGGGAACCGCTCCCGACTACTTCTGCTGCTTTTGACTGGAACACTTTCGTGCGGCGGGCCGTCAGCGATGGCCTGGCTCCACTGGTCTATCAGCGTTTGAAGGGGAATGCCGGCATTCCCCCATCCACCCTGGACCATCTCAAACGCAGCTACTACCAAAACCTTTCCGCTAACCACGTGCGCCTCATGGAACTGCGCCGCCTGGGGCAAATGCTGCAAACCTACGACATTCGCCTGCTTGTCCTCAAAGGAGGCGCGCTGGCGCAAACAGTGTACGACAACGTCGCACTGCGCTTTATGGGCGACCTGGATGTAGCCGTGTTGCCGCGCCAGGCGGAAGCTGCCCTGGCCGCCCTGCAAGCGGATGGTTACATCTTGCACCAGGAGCAGGCGCAGGCTGGCGAGCAGAATCGGGCGGCAATGGAGGAATTCGGCTGGCATTTGCGCCTCACCAAATGGGTCCTGGGGCAGCAAATTGAGCTGGAATTCCATTGGCCGTTGCGCCAGGTGGTATTGGTGAGCCAGGTGGCCCGTCTGGACCTGAACCATATCTGGGCCACGGCCATCCCCCTGGATCCGGAAGCCAATCTCTGGCAGCCTGCGCCCGCCGCCATGCTCCTGCATCTTTGCTTGCACACAGGCTTGCAACACCGTTTCAACGATCTCGGCTTGCGTCACTACTTGGACATTGACCGCGTCGTTCGTCACTATCAGGGGCAGCCCGATTTCTGGCCTGCTTTTGTGCGCCTGGCGCAGGGAACCCATGCCGTGCAGGTTGCTTATTTTTCTCTATGGTTCACAGAGGCGCTGTTGGGCACGCCCATGCCCGTCGCCCTGCTACACCAACTCGCGCCCGCGGCCTGGAAGCGGGCCTTGTTTGGCCGCTATTTGCGGCCAAGCGATGTGGTCAATCGCACGCGCGCGCTCTATGGGGGGCGTCGCATTGTGTGGCGGCTGCTGACCACTGACCGACTTCTTGACTTACTGCGCGGTCCCTGGCGCGTCCTTTTCCCTGGCCGCACCTACCTGGCCGATTATTATCAGGTGAAAAACCCGGCCAGCCTGCTGCTGCTGTGGGCGTGGCATCCGCTGCGCAGCCTGGGCCGCGCGGGTCGGCGGCGTCTGCGCGAGATGCGCTTGCGCGCCACGGATTGA
- a CDS encoding MBL fold metallo-hydrolase, giving the protein MIRERIADDIYVFRSHRYAQVTAGAIITKEGVILIDTLFYPDETEAMRDFLEVRLGQRIRYVINTHYHADHTVGTFFFPYAQVVSHRLCRELLDTKGREGLAQTQAQNAEFEGIQVVLPDIVFDQGQFNLYLGGKTVQLLHLPGHSADLIGAFVVNDRILFASDTAMPVPTLFDGSYDDLVASMHAMLSLAPDSVVQGHGEVILRGEVRSLIESDLAYLKMIKNKVMKVINAGKPASALENISIESCGKSRIPLNGFVADLHYANLVRLYNEWSNTAPSRSS; this is encoded by the coding sequence ATGATTCGTGAGCGCATTGCTGACGATATTTACGTGTTTCGCAGCCACCGCTACGCGCAGGTAACAGCAGGAGCTATCATCACGAAAGAAGGTGTGATTCTCATTGACACCCTCTTCTATCCTGATGAAACGGAAGCCATGCGCGATTTCTTGGAAGTTCGCCTGGGGCAGCGAATCCGTTATGTCATCAACACGCACTACCACGCCGACCACACGGTGGGCACTTTTTTCTTTCCCTACGCCCAGGTTGTCAGCCATCGCCTTTGCCGTGAATTGTTGGATACGAAGGGGCGCGAAGGGTTGGCGCAGACGCAGGCGCAAAATGCGGAGTTTGAAGGTATTCAGGTCGTTTTGCCGGATATTGTATTTGACCAGGGCCAGTTCAATTTGTACCTGGGCGGCAAGACGGTGCAACTGCTGCATCTGCCGGGGCACAGCGCGGACTTGATTGGGGCGTTTGTGGTGAATGATCGGATTCTTTTTGCCTCGGATACGGCAATGCCTGTGCCTACGTTGTTTGATGGCAGCTATGATGATCTGGTGGCGTCCATGCACGCGATGTTGTCGCTTGCGCCGGATAGTGTGGTGCAAGGACATGGTGAGGTGATTCTGCGGGGCGAGGTGCGTTCACTGATTGAAAGTGACCTGGCGTATTTGAAGATGATCAAGAATAAGGTGATGAAGGTGATAAATGCCGGCAAACCCGCCTCCGCGTTGGAGAACATTTCCATTGAAAGCTGCGGCAAATCACGTATCCCCCTCAATGGGTTCGTAGCTGATTTGCATTACGCCAATCTCGTCCGGCTTTACAACGAGTGGAGCAACACAGCACCGTCACGATCATCCTGA